A region from the Cellvibrio sp. PSBB006 genome encodes:
- the ampD gene encoding 1,6-anhydro-N-acetylmuramyl-L-alanine amidase AmpD codes for MAHTLLNGWLQNVRHCPSPNFSQRPAGAAISLLVIHNISLPPGQFGTGCVEAFFCNNLDPAQHPYFTTIADLKVSSHLLIERTGSIVQFVAFSERAWHAGASSFDGVVDCNDYSIGIELEGADDIAYTDAQYLALAEVTWCLLDAYPAITRERITGHEHIAPGRKTDPGPAFDWARYHQLLATGTL; via the coding sequence TTGGCACACACTCTCCTCAATGGCTGGTTACAAAACGTGCGGCACTGCCCTTCGCCCAATTTCAGCCAGCGTCCGGCCGGTGCAGCCATCAGTTTGCTGGTGATCCATAACATCAGCTTGCCACCGGGTCAGTTTGGTACGGGTTGTGTTGAAGCATTTTTCTGCAACAACTTGGACCCTGCGCAGCATCCCTATTTCACCACCATCGCTGACCTTAAGGTATCCTCACACCTGTTAATCGAGCGCACGGGTTCCATTGTGCAGTTTGTGGCGTTTAGCGAGCGCGCCTGGCATGCCGGTGCGTCCAGCTTTGACGGCGTGGTTGACTGTAACGATTACAGTATCGGTATCGAGTTGGAAGGGGCGGATGATATTGCTTACACTGATGCACAGTATCTGGCGCTTGCTGAGGTAACCTGGTGTTTGCTGGATGCATATCCGGCTATTACCCGTGAGCGAATTACCGGTCACGAACATATCGCACCGGGACGCAAGACGGACCCAGGGCCCGCATTTGATTGGGCACGCTATCACCAACTATTGGCGACGGGCACATTATGA
- a CDS encoding DUF1631 domain-containing protein has product MSESIKSDQNKVVQLNPERNAAPHVALTRLPASMHALRDKARQQLQVMLRELFDRADDALFELADKATNNHEQNLYFDSMREVRIRRRAIEAAFFRSIDVGFAQLLDPYAYRDQSRVEEKEFSLDELSLVKNDELEEMVATEGMVNKANDQFAEAIQHLTLRIDHLVPVKVYQKNNPLGVDVICNAFTDATKSVRIDVKAKLVLFKLFDNLVMAKLGGLFQALNQQLIEANILPSLKQGNKPKKPATTAPENPYGAGASAAPGNAAQSGQGNYAGGAGYDEQTNQVLHTLRDLLGSRNAAPAPRPTGEELASQELINILSQAQQRSMAYSGGANYSNTAPVNVREMLKDLLKGPEQKSQNINQVDDDVINLVSMMFEFILDDRNLAAPMKVLLGRLQIPMIKVAIADKSFFSKGGHPARRLLNELATAALGWQESSEENQRKDNLFSKMEEVVQSVLSDFEADMSIFNGLLNDFRAYLDKEKRRAQILEQRTIDAEDGKAKSERARADVDTALNAIIGKQNLPAAALKLLRDAWANVMFITCLKNGTASEEWQAKISTAQQLVWSLCAPMDKDNRQRLLKLVPVLLQQLRQGLESISYNPFDATHLFKQLEGLHLARLRGEAVPVAVPTPAPTAKAPSAPAPKVQAPVAKAETPAKPATVASPDKVAANQPVVEEPAAKAVPAVDRPIVEPVAPQEKIAAKASVPATDAPRAEATKAEAVSPTVAETVNAAQPFVVMSQDAEEQLPEGDQHLSLVANITQGSWFEMAGDGGQKFRCRLAAIIRPTGKYIFVNRSGMKVAEETRNSLALAMKSGRLRVLDDGMLFDRALEAVIGNLRQGRPAN; this is encoded by the coding sequence ATGTCCGAGTCCATCAAATCTGACCAAAACAAGGTTGTGCAGTTGAATCCCGAGCGCAATGCAGCGCCGCATGTCGCGTTAACGCGCCTGCCGGCTTCCATGCACGCGTTGCGCGATAAAGCGCGCCAACAATTGCAGGTGATGTTGCGCGAATTGTTTGATCGGGCCGATGATGCCTTGTTTGAATTGGCCGACAAAGCCACGAACAACCACGAACAAAATCTTTATTTCGACTCCATGCGCGAAGTGCGTATCCGCCGCCGCGCGATTGAAGCGGCTTTCTTCCGTAGTATTGATGTTGGTTTTGCGCAGCTGCTTGATCCCTATGCCTATCGCGATCAATCCCGCGTAGAAGAAAAAGAATTCTCTCTCGATGAGCTGTCATTGGTTAAAAATGATGAGCTGGAAGAAATGGTGGCCACCGAGGGCATGGTTAACAAGGCGAACGATCAGTTTGCCGAAGCGATTCAACACCTGACCTTGCGCATTGATCATCTGGTGCCGGTCAAGGTGTATCAAAAGAATAATCCCTTGGGGGTGGATGTCATCTGCAACGCCTTTACCGATGCGACCAAGTCTGTACGCATTGATGTCAAGGCGAAGCTGGTGCTGTTCAAACTCTTCGATAATCTGGTGATGGCCAAACTGGGCGGATTGTTCCAGGCGCTTAACCAGCAACTGATCGAAGCGAATATCCTGCCGTCGTTGAAGCAGGGCAACAAGCCTAAAAAACCCGCTACAACCGCGCCGGAAAATCCCTACGGGGCTGGAGCCAGTGCGGCCCCTGGCAATGCTGCTCAGTCAGGGCAGGGCAATTATGCCGGCGGAGCAGGATACGACGAGCAAACCAATCAGGTACTGCACACCTTGCGTGACCTGTTGGGCTCTCGTAATGCAGCACCCGCGCCGCGTCCTACCGGTGAAGAGCTGGCCAGCCAGGAGTTGATCAATATCCTGTCTCAGGCGCAGCAGCGCAGCATGGCCTATTCCGGCGGTGCAAATTATTCCAATACGGCGCCCGTTAATGTGCGGGAAATGCTTAAAGATCTGCTGAAAGGCCCGGAGCAAAAATCGCAAAACATCAATCAGGTTGATGATGACGTGATCAACCTGGTTAGCATGATGTTTGAATTCATCCTGGATGACCGCAATCTGGCCGCGCCCATGAAAGTACTCCTGGGCCGTTTACAAATTCCCATGATCAAGGTGGCCATCGCCGATAAATCTTTCTTCAGTAAAGGCGGTCATCCGGCTCGTCGTTTGTTGAATGAGCTGGCGACAGCGGCGCTTGGTTGGCAGGAAAGCAGCGAAGAAAATCAGCGCAAAGACAACCTGTTCAGCAAGATGGAAGAGGTGGTGCAAAGCGTGCTGTCAGATTTTGAAGCTGACATGTCGATCTTTAATGGTTTGCTGAATGATTTCCGCGCTTATCTTGATAAAGAAAAACGTCGTGCCCAGATTCTTGAGCAACGCACTATCGATGCGGAAGACGGTAAAGCCAAATCTGAACGCGCTCGTGCTGATGTTGATACGGCGCTGAACGCGATTATCGGCAAACAAAATCTGCCCGCCGCCGCACTGAAATTGCTGCGCGATGCCTGGGCCAACGTGATGTTTATTACCTGCCTGAAAAACGGTACCGCCAGCGAAGAATGGCAAGCCAAGATCAGCACCGCACAGCAATTGGTGTGGAGCCTGTGTGCGCCCATGGACAAGGATAACCGTCAGCGTTTGCTGAAGCTGGTGCCGGTACTGCTGCAACAGTTGCGGCAAGGGCTGGAAAGCATCTCTTATAACCCCTTTGATGCCACACATTTGTTCAAGCAACTGGAAGGCCTGCATCTGGCGCGCTTGCGTGGTGAAGCTGTGCCGGTGGCTGTACCAACACCTGCTCCAACTGCTAAAGCGCCGTCGGCTCCAGCCCCGAAAGTACAGGCTCCGGTTGCAAAAGCAGAAACCCCGGCCAAGCCTGCTACGGTTGCATCCCCCGATAAAGTGGCTGCAAACCAGCCGGTTGTTGAAGAGCCAGCAGCCAAGGCGGTTCCCGCAGTTGATCGGCCTATTGTTGAGCCTGTTGCCCCGCAGGAAAAAATTGCGGCTAAAGCATCTGTGCCAGCAACTGATGCGCCGCGTGCAGAAGCAACAAAAGCCGAGGCGGTCAGTCCTACCGTGGCTGAAACCGTCAACGCCGCGCAACCCTTTGTAGTGATGTCACAGGATGCCGAAGAACAATTGCCGGAAGGTGATCAGCATTTATCTTTGGTGGCCAATATTACTCAAGGCAGCTGGTTCGAGATGGCCGGCGACGGCGGTCAAAAATTCCGTTGTCGGTTGGCGGCGATTATCCGTCCCACGGGCAAATACATCTTCGTCAACCGTTCTGGTATGAAGGTGGCAGAGGAAACCCGCAACAGTCTGGCGTTGGCTATGAAGTCAGGTCGCTTGCGCGTGCTGGATGATGGCATGTTGTTTGATCGCGCTCTGGAAGCGGTTATCGGTAATCTGCGCCAGGGGCGTCCTGCTAATTAA
- the nadC gene encoding carboxylating nicotinate-nucleotide diphosphorylase codes for MLNHIADKIPHLQRDIVTAVLHALNEDIGTGDITAKLIPADQIAQASVITREDCTFSGQAWVEEVFRQIDPFVRINWHVKDGEQAKANSSLFHLEGKARSLLTGERAALNFVQTLSGTATISHHYAQLVAHTAVKLLDTRKTIPGLRTAQKYAVACGGCHNHRIGLYDAFLIKENHIAACGSIANAITSAHHIAPGKPVEVEVETLEELQQALTADADIIMLDNFSVEDMVTAVKMNNGKAKLEASGNVTEETLPVIAETGVDFISIGALTKHCRAIDLSMRITGL; via the coding sequence ATGCTTAACCACATCGCCGACAAGATTCCTCACCTGCAACGCGATATCGTCACGGCGGTGTTACACGCACTCAATGAAGATATCGGCACCGGCGACATCACCGCAAAACTGATTCCCGCCGACCAGATTGCCCAAGCCAGCGTCATCACCCGTGAAGACTGCACATTCAGCGGCCAAGCCTGGGTAGAGGAAGTGTTTCGCCAGATCGATCCGTTTGTGCGTATCAACTGGCATGTAAAAGACGGCGAGCAGGCCAAAGCCAACAGCTCGCTATTTCATCTGGAAGGCAAAGCGCGCAGCCTGTTAACCGGCGAACGCGCCGCACTTAACTTCGTACAAACCCTCTCCGGTACCGCCACCATCAGCCACCACTATGCACAACTGGTCGCACACACGGCAGTGAAACTGCTCGACACCCGCAAAACCATCCCCGGCCTGCGCACCGCCCAAAAATACGCCGTGGCCTGCGGCGGCTGCCACAACCATCGCATCGGCCTCTACGATGCTTTCCTAATTAAAGAAAACCACATCGCCGCCTGCGGCAGCATCGCCAACGCCATCACCAGCGCCCACCACATCGCCCCGGGCAAACCGGTAGAAGTAGAAGTTGAAACCCTGGAAGAACTCCAACAAGCCCTCACCGCCGATGCGGATATCATCATGCTGGATAATTTTTCGGTGGAGGATATGGTGACTGCGGTGAAGATGAATAACGGCAAAGCTAAATTGGAAGCCTCGGGCAATGTCACGGAAGAAACGTTACCTGTGATTGCAGAAACGGGCGTGGATTTTATTTCGATTGGAGCGTTGACCAAACACTGCCGCGCAATAGATTTATCTATGCGTATTACCGGTTTATAA
- a CDS encoding tetratricopeptide repeat protein, which translates to MSIRELRSVIEAMSHCDDENRYELLFNMAKILISNGDGGDAELIWLKTKLPVFGDNISLSEEMEKLLVDMLFQSSEGGCREAQYEYGCMLYEKNNLVEAYRLYEKSANQGYPPAQWLFGYSLLKSDFEKGKLYIVLSAGQNYEYAIDFLIDSYENGKNGFDINEDEFKKWIFVKSYNLKYLN; encoded by the coding sequence ATGAGCATTCGAGAACTACGATCAGTAATTGAGGCCATGTCTCATTGTGATGATGAAAACAGATATGAACTATTATTTAACATGGCAAAAATTTTAATTTCAAATGGTGATGGTGGCGATGCAGAGCTAATTTGGTTGAAAACAAAACTCCCAGTTTTTGGTGATAATATTTCCTTGTCTGAAGAGATGGAAAAATTACTTGTAGATATGCTTTTTCAATCTTCGGAAGGTGGGTGTAGGGAGGCTCAATATGAATATGGTTGCATGCTCTATGAAAAAAATAATCTGGTGGAGGCCTATAGGTTATATGAAAAGTCTGCCAATCAAGGGTACCCTCCAGCTCAATGGTTGTTTGGGTATAGTTTGCTGAAATCTGACTTTGAGAAAGGTAAGCTGTATATAGTTCTATCCGCCGGTCAAAACTACGAGTATGCGATTGATTTTCTTATCGACTCATATGAGAACGGAAAAAATGGATTTGATATTAACGAAGATGAGTTTAAAAAATGGATTTTTGTTAAATCATACAACTTGAAATATTTAAATTAG
- a CDS encoding RHS repeat domain-containing protein, with the protein MDANGTPQRKYIYFNNQPVAFIANSTIYYIHTDHLNTPQVVTDQNQQVVWMGDYQPFGKLADTTSQTNSIELYSRFPGQYFDSEAGLYYNYFRDYDPSIGRYIQSDPIGLEGGINTYAYVNANPLIYADPEGLTPAHAARVGWSIGTNIGRGFNWAWEAAAGQTLGGSIYDALNTEVFSVQSQVDQLNQSVANDESASVPWPERNKGKWTAICKVVDQSPDACPTASGNKVGWGYGIANDMTSARRAAEKMAKDSLGSSNVHHPSCKCISPQGQAVPLCR; encoded by the coding sequence ATGGATGCAAATGGCACTCCGCAGCGGAAATACATTTACTTCAACAACCAACCTGTTGCCTTCATCGCCAACAGCACGATCTATTACATCCACACGGATCACCTGAACACACCGCAAGTCGTTACTGATCAGAACCAGCAAGTGGTATGGATGGGGGACTACCAGCCGTTTGGAAAACTTGCCGACACCACCAGCCAGACCAACAGCATCGAGTTGTACAGTCGATTTCCGGGGCAGTACTTCGACAGTGAGGCGGGGCTGTATTACAACTACTTCCGGGATTATGATCCGAGCATTGGGCGTTACATTCAGTCTGATCCTATTGGTCTTGAAGGCGGGATTAACACTTATGCTTATGTTAATGCCAATCCGCTCATTTATGCTGATCCAGAAGGACTGACTCCAGCGCACGCGGCTCGTGTTGGATGGAGCATTGGTACTAATATTGGTCGTGGATTTAATTGGGCATGGGAAGCCGCTGCGGGTCAGACTCTGGGAGGGTCGATTTACGACGCGCTTAACACGGAAGTGTTTAGTGTCCAATCTCAAGTTGATCAATTAAATCAAAGCGTCGCCAATGACGAAAGTGCATCTGTTCCATGGCCCGAAAGAAACAAAGGTAAATGGACAGCAATTTGTAAAGTCGTTGACCAAAGTCCTGATGCATGCCCAACAGCAAGCGGGAATAAAGTGGGTTGGGGATATGGAATTGCAAACGATATGACCTCTGCCCGAAGAGCGGCTGAAAAAATGGCAAAGGATTCATTAGGGTCTAGTAACGTACATCATCCATCTTGTAAATGTATTAGCCCGCAAGGGCAAGCTGTTCCTCTTTGTCGTTGA
- a CDS encoding RHS repeat-associated core domain-containing protein translates to MAITEIGACVRITITHYTPKNANKENGQPTSYTLHRSFYTIKRYQDGSEEVITGGTNSYSASVGNTCPSPFKTQSSGPLEDRTINCIYQEKESCSVAGNPINVGTAEKIEHEIDYVSADGLLKLERRYLNQNAGWRIEEPDHLVDVPVGSTAPMPRLINNSSILSDYVITNRWRRYSHKNPDAPYEIEFYNHTGRLSFSNLSAQNDAYVTQGSRRYKFVEQQTGIYTEASTKPSQRSLVRLHSGAATWKLMNQNGTASYFLPDGTLQRIEYADGKSLTYAYDEGRLVSKTDHMGRSLTYIHDDDNRLIEVVLPDGESILYTYGDDQESVEFYLLKQVTWPNGESIQYLYNEAEYKSGTNPPLALTGKLDSNGVRIGTYTYSGSNAVKTEGVLGTDQREFSHSVYYSIVTNGKGARQQYSFSNLSDGTRLLTNVTQPAGSGCAASSSPRTYTADGLLTKKTEFNGNITLYGYDAITKLEDRRVEGLKGSVSNTLLDPNATLPVGARKISTRWHSEQRKAVKVAEPKLLTTYIYNGDADPFDDQQIANCAPNDIFVLCRKVQQASTDGNGASGFNASLDNTLAPREWLYTYNAFGQLLTLRRSPTAVPEYTIEYYDTTTTQWTTGDRKSVTNALGQVTHFDRYDPNGRLLQMTDTNGVETHFTYDVRGRLTSQSIGGALTTHTYDLNGNRIGSELPNGVTITYHYDAAKRLIAIENALGDKIHYEYDVENNLRFERISNVSDTLTYMKEHVYDALSRLQNTIDSQGHTTTYLYDASGNLTGEQDAKQQQTSHLFDKLNQQKSTTDPLSGKTEYTYDGRGYMTQVKDPEGLITTYSYNPFGDLTQLTSPDTGTTTFTYDSAGNRTSATDSRNVVVSYTYDALNRLTGIDYPASPTENITYTYDETTNGNHGIGHLTGVSNAAGTTQYTYNPQGLITAKQVTLNNQTSTTAYTYDAVGQLTGITYPSGRIVTYTRDTAGRISGMTTRASSGATEYTLLSNLQYLPFGPANAYTYGNGLTLNHDYDQDYRLQGIEVSGINPVLERDYSYDPVNNITAIANPLHTVKNQSFGYDALNRLTSAQGVYGLLDYTYDAVGNRLTQSHDDGTAVHHDTYSYATDSHRLLGISRLTDNQPAGNRSFTYDNTGNRLTNTAEDGSTHTHTYNHANRMESVSVDSTATATYTYNPLGQRISKTTNNTTELYHYDEAGQLISVTDANGNPQREYIYFNNQPVAFITNNTIYYIHTDHLNTPQIVTDQNQQVVWVGDYQPFGKLTDSTSQTNNIELYSRFPGQYLDVETGLYYNYFRDYDPSIGRYIQSDPIGLEGGINTYAYVEGNPLIYTDPFGLARQYFIGGSATGALLIPGAGGGINFGISVPEDIKNWRCYQLVAGMQANIMMGGGIYAGAGLTASNAVSDGPVPVFSGGTYRYNEISAGYGISTGFSRTGSEKWSGGGIFDFINWVWGDGREADKVSSVGMGIVPKLGAGYGLYLGLGYTMSGSLATPTIGSDCECQ, encoded by the coding sequence TTGGCTATCACAGAAATTGGTGCGTGTGTTCGTATAACTATTACTCATTACACCCCCAAAAATGCGAACAAAGAGAATGGGCAGCCTACCTCATATACACTCCATCGAAGCTTCTATACGATAAAACGTTATCAAGATGGTTCGGAAGAAGTTATTACAGGAGGGACAAATAGCTATTCAGCCTCTGTAGGCAACACATGCCCCTCCCCGTTCAAAACTCAATCCAGCGGCCCTTTAGAAGATCGAACAATAAACTGTATCTATCAGGAAAAAGAGTCCTGTTCTGTAGCTGGCAATCCCATCAATGTAGGTACGGCTGAAAAAATCGAACATGAAATTGATTATGTTTCAGCTGATGGCTTATTAAAACTGGAGCGGCGCTATCTGAACCAAAATGCGGGTTGGAGAATTGAAGAGCCGGATCACCTGGTGGATGTGCCTGTCGGCTCAACTGCGCCGATGCCCAGACTCATCAATAACTCATCGATTCTTTCTGATTATGTGATAACCAATCGCTGGCGGCGTTATAGCCACAAAAACCCTGATGCTCCCTATGAAATCGAGTTTTATAACCACACAGGGCGTCTTTCTTTCTCCAATCTTTCCGCACAAAACGACGCTTATGTTACACAAGGTTCGCGGCGCTATAAATTTGTTGAGCAGCAAACTGGAATCTACACCGAAGCATCAACCAAACCGAGTCAAAGATCTTTAGTTCGTCTGCACTCGGGGGCTGCTACATGGAAATTGATGAATCAAAATGGCACTGCTTCTTATTTTTTACCCGATGGTACATTGCAGCGTATTGAGTATGCCGACGGTAAAAGTCTGACCTATGCGTACGACGAGGGTCGACTCGTATCAAAAACAGATCACATGGGGCGATCCCTGACCTATATTCACGATGATGACAACAGGCTTATTGAGGTTGTTTTGCCGGATGGAGAATCCATCTTGTATACCTATGGTGATGATCAGGAGTCGGTAGAGTTTTATCTGTTGAAACAGGTTACCTGGCCTAACGGCGAAAGCATTCAATATCTTTACAATGAAGCAGAGTATAAGAGCGGCACTAATCCGCCATTAGCGTTAACGGGAAAGTTGGATTCGAACGGCGTGAGGATTGGAACCTACACCTACAGCGGCAGTAATGCTGTTAAAACTGAGGGGGTACTGGGCACGGATCAGAGGGAATTTTCCCATAGCGTTTATTATTCGATCGTAACGAACGGCAAAGGTGCACGGCAACAATATTCATTTTCCAACTTATCCGACGGCACGCGCCTTCTGACGAATGTTACCCAACCCGCCGGCAGCGGCTGTGCGGCCAGCTCATCTCCCCGCACATACACTGCTGATGGTCTACTCACCAAAAAAACCGAATTCAACGGCAATATCACGCTGTATGGCTATGACGCAATCACAAAGCTGGAAGATCGTCGTGTCGAGGGTCTAAAGGGATCAGTGAGCAATACCTTGCTCGACCCCAATGCCACTCTGCCAGTAGGCGCCCGCAAGATCAGCACCCGATGGCACAGTGAGCAGCGCAAAGCCGTTAAGGTTGCAGAACCTAAGCTGCTCACAACTTATATCTACAACGGTGACGCTGATCCCTTCGACGATCAACAAATCGCCAACTGTGCTCCCAACGACATCTTCGTCCTGTGTCGCAAAGTCCAGCAAGCCAGCACGGATGGCAACGGCGCTTCCGGTTTCAATGCTAGCCTGGATAACACGCTCGCGCCGCGCGAATGGCTGTATACCTATAACGCCTTTGGTCAGTTGCTGACGCTACGCCGCTCGCCAACCGCGGTACCGGAATACACCATCGAGTATTACGACACCACCACAACGCAGTGGACCACCGGTGATCGTAAAAGCGTAACCAACGCACTGGGGCAGGTGACCCACTTTGACCGATACGATCCTAACGGTCGCCTGTTGCAGATGACCGATACCAACGGGGTGGAAACCCACTTCACCTACGATGTGAGGGGCCGGTTAACCAGCCAATCGATTGGCGGTGCACTCACCACTCACACCTATGACCTTAACGGCAACCGCATCGGCAGCGAACTGCCCAACGGTGTAACCATCACCTATCACTACGATGCGGCCAAGCGCTTGATCGCTATCGAGAATGCGTTGGGCGATAAAATCCATTACGAGTACGATGTGGAAAATAATCTGCGGTTTGAGCGCATTTCTAATGTCAGCGACACGCTGACCTACATGAAGGAACACGTCTACGACGCCTTGTCCCGTCTGCAAAACACCATCGACAGCCAAGGCCACACGACCACCTACCTGTATGATGCCTCGGGCAACCTCACGGGTGAACAGGATGCAAAGCAGCAACAGACCAGCCACCTGTTTGATAAACTTAATCAACAAAAGTCCACCACTGATCCCCTGAGCGGCAAAACCGAATATACCTACGATGGCCGTGGCTATATGACGCAGGTGAAAGACCCCGAGGGATTAATTACCACCTACAGTTACAACCCCTTTGGCGACCTGACCCAACTTACTAGTCCCGACACCGGCACTACCACCTTCACCTACGACAGCGCAGGCAACCGCACCAGTGCCACCGACAGCCGCAATGTAGTGGTGAGCTACACCTACGATGCGCTGAACCGCCTGACCGGGATCGACTACCCGGCATCACCAACGGAAAACATCACCTACACCTATGACGAGACAACCAATGGCAATCACGGCATTGGCCACCTCACCGGGGTCAGCAATGCAGCCGGCACCACGCAGTACACCTATAACCCCCAGGGGCTGATCACCGCCAAACAGGTCACCCTCAACAACCAGACTAGCACCACGGCCTACACCTACGATGCCGTTGGCCAGTTGACCGGTATCACTTATCCCTCTGGGCGGATCGTGACCTACACCCGCGATACCGCCGGTCGCATCAGCGGCATGACCACCCGTGCCAGTAGCGGTGCGACAGAATACACCCTACTCAGCAACCTCCAGTACTTGCCCTTCGGCCCTGCCAATGCCTACACCTACGGCAACGGCCTGACCCTCAACCACGACTACGACCAGGACTACCGCCTGCAAGGCATCGAGGTCAGTGGCATCAATCCGGTGCTGGAGCGCGACTACAGCTACGACCCGGTGAACAACATCACCGCCATCGCCAACCCGCTCCACACCGTCAAGAACCAGAGCTTCGGCTATGACGCTCTCAACCGCCTGACCAGTGCCCAGGGCGTCTACGGCTTGCTCGACTACACCTACGATGCGGTCGGTAACCGCCTGACCCAAAGCCATGACGACGGCACGGCCGTGCATCACGATACCTACAGCTACGCCACCGACAGCCATCGCCTGCTCGGCATCAGCCGCCTGACCGACAACCAGCCCGCCGGCAACCGCAGTTTCACCTACGACAACACAGGCAATCGCCTCACCAACACCGCCGAAGACGGCAGTACCCACACGCACACCTACAACCACGCTAACCGGATGGAAAGTGTCAGTGTGGATAGCACCGCAACAGCCACCTATACCTACAATCCATTAGGCCAGCGCATCAGCAAGACCACCAATAACACCACAGAGCTTTATCACTACGATGAAGCCGGTCAACTTATCAGCGTGACGGATGCAAATGGCAATCCGCAGCGGGAATATATTTACTTCAATAACCAGCCCGTCGCCTTCATCACCAACAACACGATCTACTACATTCATACTGATCACCTGAACACACCACAGATAGTGACGGATCAGAATCAGCAGGTGGTGTGGGTGGGGGATTATCAGCCGTTTGGAAAACTCACAGACAGCACCAGCCAAACCAACAACATTGAGTTGTACAGTCGCTTTCCGGGGCAGTACCTCGACGTTGAGACAGGGCTGTATTACAACTATTTTCGGGATTATGATCCGAGCATAGGGCGTTACATTCAGTCTGATCCGATTGGGTTAGAGGGTGGAATAAATACCTATGCTTATGTGGAAGGTAATCCTCTTATTTATACAGATCCATTTGGTCTTGCTCGCCAATATTTTATAGGAGGTTCAGCGACAGGTGCTCTTTTGATACCCGGTGCTGGAGGAGGAATTAATTTTGGGATCTCCGTTCCTGAAGATATAAAAAATTGGCGTTGCTATCAGTTAGTTGCTGGTATGCAAGCTAATATTATGATGGGGGGAGGCATATATGCTGGTGCAGGATTAACAGCGAGCAACGCAGTTTCAGATGGACCCGTTCCTGTTTTTAGTGGTGGTACCTATAGGTACAACGAAATTTCTGCTGGATATGGTATTTCTACTGGCTTCTCAAGAACAGGGAGTGAAAAATGGAGCGGAGGAGGAATATTCGACTTCATCAACTGGGTGTGGGGGGATGGAAGGGAAGCTGATAAAGTATCATCAGTTGGTATGGGTATAGTTCCAAAATTAGGAGCCGGGTATGGCTTGTATTTAGGGCTGGGGTATACGATGAGTGGTAGTCTTGCCACTCCGACAATTGGAAGTGATTGTGAGTGCCAGTAG